From the genome of Salvelinus alpinus chromosome 19, SLU_Salpinus.1, whole genome shotgun sequence, one region includes:
- the LOC139544970 gene encoding beta-1,3-galactosyl-O-glycosyl-glycoprotein beta-1,6-N-acetylglucosaminyltransferase 4-like isoform X3 — MKIRCALFHKLRQRCFLLSLALLLLCLLKLFYAKVTLRNSFYIEPYGITDRSSQNPKHQYNINCTAIYQLDPVEVGKSLEIRRKVIVDLEDDRLVSLTSDCERYIETRGYDVIPVSEEERGFPLAYSLVVHKNAAMVERIFRATYAPHNLYCIHYDQKSSQSFIAAMRNLAHCFPNLFLASKLESVQYAHITRLNADLNCLNDLLERSEVKWKYVINLCGQDFPLRSNGELVSELQALNGANMLETSRPSELKKQRFRFQHQLKDVPYEYRRLPVRTTQAKAPPPHDIEMFIGSAYFVLSRDFVHYVETSRVARDFLEWSADTYSPDEHFWATLTRIPGVPGEISRSAPDVTDLKSKTRLVKWNYLEGSLYPPCTGTHMRSVCIYGAAELRWLLNYGHWFANKFDPKVDPVLIKCLEEKLDEKRRQWENTVQN; from the exons ATGAAAATAAGATGTGCCCTGTTCCATAAATTGAGACAGAGGTGCTTCCTGTTGTCcctggccctgctgctgctgtgtctgCTGAAGCTGTTCTATGCTAAAGTAACTCTGAGGAACAGTTTCTACATCGAGCCCTATGGAATCACAGACCGCTCCTCACAGAACCCCAAACACCAGTACAACATCAACTGCACTGCCATATACCAACTGGACCCTGTGGAG GTAGGGAAGTCATTGGAGATCAGACGCAAAGTCATTGTGGACTTGGAGGATGACCGCCTCGTGTCTTTAACCTCAGACTGTGAGAG GTACATCGAGACGAGAGGATATGACGTCATCCCAGTGTCGGAAGAGGAGCGGGGGTTCCCGCTGGCGTACTCCTTGGTGGTGCATAAGAACGCTGCCATGGTCGAGAGGATCTTCAGGGCCACCTACGCCCCTCACAACCTCTACTGCATTCACTATGACCAGAAG TCCTCTCAGAGCTTCATAGCAGCCATGAGGAACTTGGCTCACTGCTTCCCCAACCTCTTCCTAGCCTCCAAGCTGGAGTCAGTGCAGTACGCCCACATCACACGGCTTAACGCCGACCTCAACTGCCTCAACGACCTGTTagaaaggtcagaggtcaagtgGAAGTATGTCATCAACCTCTGCGGCCAGGACTTCCCCCTCag gtCGAACGGTGAGCTGGTGTCGGAGCTGCAGGCGCTGAACGGAGCCAACATGCTGGAGACCTCCCGTCCCAGCGAGCTGAAGAAACAGCGCTTTCGTTTCCAGCACCAGCTGAAGGACGTGCCCTACGAGTACCGCCGCTTACCCGTCCGAACCACACAGGCCAAGGCGCCGCCGCCGCACGACATTGAGATGTTCATCGGCAGCGCCTACTTCGTCTTGTCCCGTGACTTTGTCCATTACGTCGAAACCAGCCGGGTGGCGAGGGACTTCCTGGAATGGTCAGCTGACACTTACTCTCCGGATGAACATTTCTGGGCGACGTTGACGAGAATCCCCGGTGTACCGGGAGAGATCTCCCGGTCTGCCCCAGATGTAACAGACTTGAAGAGTAAGACACGTCTGGTGAAATGGAATTATCTGGAAGGGTCTCTGTACCCTCCCTGCACTGGGACTCACATGAGGAGTGTCTGTATATATGGGGCTGCAGAGCTGCGATGGTTGCTAAACTATGGCCACTGGTTCGCTAACAAGTTTGACCCCAAAGTTGACCCGGTGCTTATCAAGTGCTTGGAGGAGAAATTGGATGAGAAACGTAGGCAATGGGAAAACACGGTGCAGAATTGA
- the LOC139544970 gene encoding beta-1,3-galactosyl-O-glycosyl-glycoprotein beta-1,6-N-acetylglucosaminyltransferase 4-like isoform X2, translating into MTVLFHLAWWLSRMKIRCALFHKLRQRCFLLSLALLLLCLLKLFYAKVTLRNSFYIEPYGITDRSSQNPKHQYNINCTAIYQLDPVEVGKSLEIRRKVIVDLEDDRLVSLTSDCERYIETRGYDVIPVSEEERGFPLAYSLVVHKNAAMVERIFRATYAPHNLYCIHYDQKSSQSFIAAMRNLAHCFPNLFLASKLESVQYAHITRLNADLNCLNDLLERSEVKWKYVINLCGQDFPLRSNGELVSELQALNGANMLETSRPSELKKQRFRFQHQLKDVPYEYRRLPVRTTQAKAPPPHDIEMFIGSAYFVLSRDFVHYVETSRVARDFLEWSADTYSPDEHFWATLTRIPGVPGEISRSAPDVTDLKSKTRLVKWNYLEGSLYPPCTGTHMRSVCIYGAAELRWLLNYGHWFANKFDPKVDPVLIKCLEEKLDEKRRQWENTVQN; encoded by the exons ATGACTGTTCTATTTCACTTGGCTTGGTGGTTATCGAG AATGAAAATAAGATGTGCCCTGTTCCATAAATTGAGACAGAGGTGCTTCCTGTTGTCcctggccctgctgctgctgtgtctgCTGAAGCTGTTCTATGCTAAAGTAACTCTGAGGAACAGTTTCTACATCGAGCCCTATGGAATCACAGACCGCTCCTCACAGAACCCCAAACACCAGTACAACATCAACTGCACTGCCATATACCAACTGGACCCTGTGGAG GTAGGGAAGTCATTGGAGATCAGACGCAAAGTCATTGTGGACTTGGAGGATGACCGCCTCGTGTCTTTAACCTCAGACTGTGAGAG GTACATCGAGACGAGAGGATATGACGTCATCCCAGTGTCGGAAGAGGAGCGGGGGTTCCCGCTGGCGTACTCCTTGGTGGTGCATAAGAACGCTGCCATGGTCGAGAGGATCTTCAGGGCCACCTACGCCCCTCACAACCTCTACTGCATTCACTATGACCAGAAG TCCTCTCAGAGCTTCATAGCAGCCATGAGGAACTTGGCTCACTGCTTCCCCAACCTCTTCCTAGCCTCCAAGCTGGAGTCAGTGCAGTACGCCCACATCACACGGCTTAACGCCGACCTCAACTGCCTCAACGACCTGTTagaaaggtcagaggtcaagtgGAAGTATGTCATCAACCTCTGCGGCCAGGACTTCCCCCTCag gtCGAACGGTGAGCTGGTGTCGGAGCTGCAGGCGCTGAACGGAGCCAACATGCTGGAGACCTCCCGTCCCAGCGAGCTGAAGAAACAGCGCTTTCGTTTCCAGCACCAGCTGAAGGACGTGCCCTACGAGTACCGCCGCTTACCCGTCCGAACCACACAGGCCAAGGCGCCGCCGCCGCACGACATTGAGATGTTCATCGGCAGCGCCTACTTCGTCTTGTCCCGTGACTTTGTCCATTACGTCGAAACCAGCCGGGTGGCGAGGGACTTCCTGGAATGGTCAGCTGACACTTACTCTCCGGATGAACATTTCTGGGCGACGTTGACGAGAATCCCCGGTGTACCGGGAGAGATCTCCCGGTCTGCCCCAGATGTAACAGACTTGAAGAGTAAGACACGTCTGGTGAAATGGAATTATCTGGAAGGGTCTCTGTACCCTCCCTGCACTGGGACTCACATGAGGAGTGTCTGTATATATGGGGCTGCAGAGCTGCGATGGTTGCTAAACTATGGCCACTGGTTCGCTAACAAGTTTGACCCCAAAGTTGACCCGGTGCTTATCAAGTGCTTGGAGGAGAAATTGGATGAGAAACGTAGGCAATGGGAAAACACGGTGCAGAATTGA
- the LOC139544970 gene encoding beta-1,3-galactosyl-O-glycosyl-glycoprotein beta-1,6-N-acetylglucosaminyltransferase 4-like isoform X1, translating into MQGKYKTIIQMSDGISEIRLTVILAQLTSRMKIRCALFHKLRQRCFLLSLALLLLCLLKLFYAKVTLRNSFYIEPYGITDRSSQNPKHQYNINCTAIYQLDPVEVGKSLEIRRKVIVDLEDDRLVSLTSDCERYIETRGYDVIPVSEEERGFPLAYSLVVHKNAAMVERIFRATYAPHNLYCIHYDQKSSQSFIAAMRNLAHCFPNLFLASKLESVQYAHITRLNADLNCLNDLLERSEVKWKYVINLCGQDFPLRSNGELVSELQALNGANMLETSRPSELKKQRFRFQHQLKDVPYEYRRLPVRTTQAKAPPPHDIEMFIGSAYFVLSRDFVHYVETSRVARDFLEWSADTYSPDEHFWATLTRIPGVPGEISRSAPDVTDLKSKTRLVKWNYLEGSLYPPCTGTHMRSVCIYGAAELRWLLNYGHWFANKFDPKVDPVLIKCLEEKLDEKRRQWENTVQN; encoded by the exons ATGCAGgggaaatacaaaacaattataCAGATGAGTGACGGAATCAGCGAAATCcgtttgactgtgatcctggctcagttgacatcCCG AATGAAAATAAGATGTGCCCTGTTCCATAAATTGAGACAGAGGTGCTTCCTGTTGTCcctggccctgctgctgctgtgtctgCTGAAGCTGTTCTATGCTAAAGTAACTCTGAGGAACAGTTTCTACATCGAGCCCTATGGAATCACAGACCGCTCCTCACAGAACCCCAAACACCAGTACAACATCAACTGCACTGCCATATACCAACTGGACCCTGTGGAG GTAGGGAAGTCATTGGAGATCAGACGCAAAGTCATTGTGGACTTGGAGGATGACCGCCTCGTGTCTTTAACCTCAGACTGTGAGAG GTACATCGAGACGAGAGGATATGACGTCATCCCAGTGTCGGAAGAGGAGCGGGGGTTCCCGCTGGCGTACTCCTTGGTGGTGCATAAGAACGCTGCCATGGTCGAGAGGATCTTCAGGGCCACCTACGCCCCTCACAACCTCTACTGCATTCACTATGACCAGAAG TCCTCTCAGAGCTTCATAGCAGCCATGAGGAACTTGGCTCACTGCTTCCCCAACCTCTTCCTAGCCTCCAAGCTGGAGTCAGTGCAGTACGCCCACATCACACGGCTTAACGCCGACCTCAACTGCCTCAACGACCTGTTagaaaggtcagaggtcaagtgGAAGTATGTCATCAACCTCTGCGGCCAGGACTTCCCCCTCag gtCGAACGGTGAGCTGGTGTCGGAGCTGCAGGCGCTGAACGGAGCCAACATGCTGGAGACCTCCCGTCCCAGCGAGCTGAAGAAACAGCGCTTTCGTTTCCAGCACCAGCTGAAGGACGTGCCCTACGAGTACCGCCGCTTACCCGTCCGAACCACACAGGCCAAGGCGCCGCCGCCGCACGACATTGAGATGTTCATCGGCAGCGCCTACTTCGTCTTGTCCCGTGACTTTGTCCATTACGTCGAAACCAGCCGGGTGGCGAGGGACTTCCTGGAATGGTCAGCTGACACTTACTCTCCGGATGAACATTTCTGGGCGACGTTGACGAGAATCCCCGGTGTACCGGGAGAGATCTCCCGGTCTGCCCCAGATGTAACAGACTTGAAGAGTAAGACACGTCTGGTGAAATGGAATTATCTGGAAGGGTCTCTGTACCCTCCCTGCACTGGGACTCACATGAGGAGTGTCTGTATATATGGGGCTGCAGAGCTGCGATGGTTGCTAAACTATGGCCACTGGTTCGCTAACAAGTTTGACCCCAAAGTTGACCCGGTGCTTATCAAGTGCTTGGAGGAGAAATTGGATGAGAAACGTAGGCAATGGGAAAACACGGTGCAGAATTGA